From Streptomyces sp. NBC_00775, one genomic window encodes:
- a CDS encoding SMI1/KNR4 family protein, translating into MSDESFNWQDFLGRWQVEWVPRAEHEEDWDGGPSPVRLGRPGADEAAITTVEKRLGKRLPPSYRQFLAASDGWRVEQTAGVYQLGGIADIDWSRDPYGLTEVYEENLGDDPREQEVLLAGMWQRSLRLETDSDMTLALLDPGDRDEHGEWALYIYKGWSGEYPDRYPSFRAYMEAMYRSFHGDRVGRPGFENATTRAQDARVEEARLLALRGRHEEALPLLEEARSFGRPNSANLLNQLQHLAAPRAQRDYGSLVADPRYLPELLTVSAIEPASGEWRLGGDDHWLGMMAARGVDREIAEDLLSALRDGTHRYAPPGAWGRAVNEARESARWGATDAAWRMLRDALTQWIPPGPLLLAPLGLLADPVLGSLITPQRGREILATPRAGESGPAPEPAPDLDPPGLTWLTTTGIHGRPFDAYRCVWVEGADPRRLPALIGDEGAELSEPVHAAKAYRPLRQNHEREGVELWEDRAAVMAGRCSEGWAFAFDGQSRQGINHLFQSPAAAASASGRAVVVWREPQRHLADHPAAFHVSVAERGVELYAFTVRGNDIRRSGAIPNTLEPARFVGSPDTHLDREVCLLETLHAELGISLPCFALSQGSLPMFTTRSWTRAPREGEGFAYLGFVRRRP; encoded by the coding sequence ATGAGCGACGAGTCTTTCAACTGGCAGGACTTCCTCGGCCGTTGGCAGGTGGAGTGGGTTCCCCGCGCCGAGCACGAGGAGGACTGGGACGGCGGTCCGAGTCCCGTCAGGCTGGGCAGGCCAGGGGCGGACGAGGCCGCGATCACCACGGTCGAGAAGCGGCTGGGGAAGCGACTGCCGCCCTCCTACCGCCAGTTCCTGGCCGCGAGCGACGGATGGCGTGTGGAGCAGACGGCCGGGGTCTATCAGCTCGGTGGGATCGCGGACATCGACTGGTCCCGGGATCCGTACGGGTTGACCGAGGTGTACGAGGAGAATCTGGGCGACGACCCGCGCGAGCAGGAAGTCCTGCTCGCCGGCATGTGGCAGCGATCGCTGCGCCTGGAGACAGACTCCGATATGACGCTGGCTCTGCTCGACCCGGGCGACCGCGACGAGCACGGCGAGTGGGCGCTCTACATCTACAAGGGCTGGAGCGGTGAATACCCGGACCGCTACCCGTCGTTTCGTGCCTACATGGAGGCCATGTACCGGAGCTTCCACGGCGATCGGGTGGGGCGGCCGGGCTTCGAGAACGCCACCACTCGCGCCCAGGACGCCCGGGTCGAGGAGGCCCGCCTCCTCGCCCTGCGCGGACGGCATGAGGAGGCCCTGCCCTTGCTCGAGGAGGCGCGGTCCTTCGGACGACCGAACAGCGCCAATCTGCTGAACCAGTTGCAGCATCTGGCGGCTCCCCGCGCTCAGCGGGACTACGGCTCCCTTGTGGCTGACCCCCGCTATCTGCCCGAGCTCCTTACGGTGTCGGCCATCGAACCGGCCTCCGGCGAATGGCGACTGGGCGGAGACGACCACTGGCTGGGGATGATGGCCGCCCGTGGGGTCGACCGGGAAATCGCCGAGGACCTGTTGAGCGCGCTGCGCGACGGCACCCATCGCTATGCGCCGCCGGGTGCGTGGGGCCGGGCCGTCAACGAGGCCCGGGAGTCGGCCCGATGGGGAGCGACCGATGCCGCGTGGCGAATGCTGCGCGACGCGCTTACGCAGTGGATACCACCTGGGCCTTTGCTGCTCGCGCCCCTTGGCCTGCTCGCCGATCCGGTTCTGGGGTCGCTGATCACCCCGCAGCGCGGGCGAGAGATCCTCGCGACTCCGCGCGCAGGCGAGTCCGGGCCCGCTCCCGAGCCGGCGCCCGATCTCGACCCGCCGGGTCTCACCTGGCTGACGACGACCGGGATACATGGGCGGCCGTTCGATGCGTACCGCTGCGTCTGGGTCGAGGGCGCCGACCCTCGTCGCCTACCCGCTCTGATAGGCGACGAGGGTGCCGAACTGAGTGAGCCCGTGCACGCAGCCAAGGCGTACCGGCCGTTGAGGCAGAACCACGAGCGGGAGGGCGTCGAGCTCTGGGAGGACCGGGCCGCGGTCATGGCCGGCCGCTGCAGCGAGGGGTGGGCCTTCGCCTTCGACGGCCAGTCCCGCCAGGGCATCAACCACCTGTTCCAGTCCCCCGCCGCGGCCGCCTCCGCGTCGGGTCGCGCCGTCGTGGTGTGGCGTGAGCCGCAGCGGCACTTGGCTGATCACCCGGCCGCATTCCATGTCTCGGTGGCCGAACGCGGCGTGGAACTCTATGCGTTCACGGTGCGGGGCAACGACATCCGGCGCTCGGGTGCGATACCCAACACCCTGGAACCCGCGCGATTTGTCGGCTCACCTGACACCCATCTTGACCGAGAGGTATGCCTGTTGGAGACCCTGCACGCCGAACTGGGCATCTCGCTTCCCTGTTTCGCCCTGTCCCAGGGCAGCCTCCCCATGTTCACCACCCGGTCCTGGACCCGGGCGCCGCGCGAGGGCGAAGGCTTCGCCTACCTGGGCTTCGTACGGCGTCGTCCCTGA